Proteins encoded in a region of the Ziziphus jujuba cultivar Dongzao chromosome 3, ASM3175591v1 genome:
- the LOC107413152 gene encoding 3-ketoacyl-CoA synthase 11 yields the protein MGDHHEPKQNHGNDTVQVQIPGSEDQQGKKNNNNNLPNFLLSVRLKYVKLGYHYLISNAMYILLIPLLALSSAHLSTLSVLDFVQLWNNLKFNFVSVTLCSGLMVFLGTFYFMTRPRKIYLVDFSCYKPEQARTCTREIFMERSALTGSFSDENLAFQKKILERSGLGQNTYMPEAVLRVPPNPCMAEARKEAEAVMFGAIDELLGKTGVKAKDIGVLVVNCSLFNPTPSLSAMIVNHYNLRGNIMSYNLGGMGCSAGLISIDLAKQLLQVHPNSYALVVSMENITLNWYFGNDRSMLVSNCLFRMGGAAILLSNRSSDRRRSKYQLVHTVRTHKGADDKSYGCVFQREDDTKRVGVSLSKDLMAVAGEALKTNITTLGPLVLPMSEQLLFFATLVGRKIFKMKNMKPYIPDFKLAFEHFCIHAGGRAVLDELEKNLELTDWHMEPSRMTLYRFGNTSSSSLWYELAYSEAKGRIRKGDRTWQIAFGSGFKCNSAVWRALRTINPAKEKNPWVDEIHEFPVIVPKVASISS from the exons atgggaGATCATCATGAACCAAAACAAAACCATGGAAACGACACCGTTCAAGTTCAAATTCCTGGCAGTGAAGATCAACAAGGgaagaagaacaacaacaacaacctcCCAAACTTTCTTCTCTCTGTTAGACTCAAATACGTGAAGCTTGGTTACCACTACTTGATCTCAAACGCCATgtatattttacttattccactCCTTGCTCTGTCCTCTGCACACCTCTCAACTCTCTCCGTTCTTGATTTTGTTCAATTATGGAACAATCTCAAATTCAACTTCGTCTCGGTGACGCTCTGCTCTGGTCTAATGGTCTTCTTAGGCACCTTCTATTTCATGACTCGTCCGAGAAAGATTTACTTGGTGGACTTCTCCTGTTACAAACCAGAACAAGCTCGAACTTGTACGAGAGAGATTTTCATGGAAAGGTCGGCGCTCACCGGAAGCTTTTCCGACGAGAACTTGGCGTTCCAGAAGAAAATTCTGGAAAGATCGGGGTTGGGACAGAATACTTATATGCCGGAAGCCGTGTTACGAGTCCCTCCCAATCCTTGCATGGCTGAAGCAAGGAAGGAAGCAGAGGCGGTTATGTTTGGAGCCATTGATGAGCTTTTGGGAAAGACCGGTGTTAAAGCTAAAGATATTGGGGTTCTTGTTGTGAATTGCAGCTTGTTCAATCCGACGCCGTCTCTATCGGCAATGATAGTGAATCATTATAACCTTAGAGGAAATATTATGAGTTATAATCTTGGTGGAATGGGTTGCAGTGCTGGGCTTATTTCTATTGACCTTGCAAAACAGCTACTCCAg GTTCATCCAAATTCTTATGCCTTGGTGGTAAGCATGGAGAACATAACACTCAACTGGTACTTCGGCAACGACCGATCAATGCTCGTCTCCAACTGTCTCTTCCGTATGGGGGGCGCCGCCATCCTCCTCTCCAACCGTTCGTCCGATCGCCGCCGATCCAAATACCAACTAGTCCACACGGTACGAACTCACAAAGGAGCAGACGACAAGTCGTACGGCTGTGTATTCCAAAGAGAAGACGACACGAAAAGGGTCGGCGTTTCTCTCTCGAAGGACCTCATGGCAGTGGCTGGAGAAGCACTCAAAACAAACATAACAACATTGGGACCATTAGTCCTTCCGATGTCGGAACAGCTCCTGTTCTTCGCCACTCTCGTCGGAAGGAAGATCTTCAAGATGAAGAATATGAAGCCTTACATACCGGATTTCAAGCTTGCATTCGAGCATTTTTGTATCCATGCAGGTGGGAGAGCTGTCCTCGATGAGCTGGAGAAGAACTTGGAGCTGACTGATTGGCATATGGAACCGTCTAGGATGACACTTTATAGGTTTGGGAACACTTCGAGCAGTTCTTTGTGGTATGAGCTTGCTTACTCAGAAGCTAAAGGGAGGATTAGAAAAGGAGATAGGACGTGGCAGATTGCATTTGGGTCGGGATTCAAGTGTAATAGTGCGGTTTGGAGGGCATTGAGAACCATTAATCCGGCTAAGGAGAAGAATCCTTGGGTTGATGAAATTCATGAATTCCCTGTTATTGTGCCAAAAGTGGCATCAATTTCTTCTtga
- the LOC107413176 gene encoding armadillo repeat-containing protein LFR has product MQKREQSKLGGGAGGAAAPPAKRGRPFGSTSSNAAAAAAAAAADTAAPSTLLGPSLHVHSSFADQNNKRIVLALQSGLKSELTWALNTLTLLSFKEKDDFRKDSTALAKIPGLLDALLQVIDDWRDIALSKELIKEPRVRTLGANSMVTGFGHEYEALGSNGGLLHSGLGSGSSVTESSTPNNVTKSRPSEWWLDEDGLFNLDEEGRAEKQQCAVAASNIIRNFSFMPENEMIMAQHRHCLETVFQCIEDYVTEDEELVTNALETIVNLAPYLDLRIFSSSKPSYIKITEIRAVQAIMGVLGSTVKAWHCAAAELLGRLIINPDNGPFLLNFVPQIHKRLVDLMSLPALDAQAAAVGALYNLAEVNMDCRLKLASERWAIDRLLKVIKAPHPVPEVCRKAAMILESLVSEPQNRALLLAYENAFAEILFSDARYSDTFARILYELTSRPNNKVAAARGVWGM; this is encoded by the exons ATGCAGAAGAGGGAACAGAGCAAATTGGGTGGAGGTGCCGGCGGGGCTGCAGCTCCGCCGGCGAAGAGAGGCCGCCCCTTTGGTAGCACTAGCAGCAATGCTGCCGCCGCCGCAGCAGCAGCAGCCGCCGATACTGCAGCTCCGTCGACCCTCCTCGGCCCGTCTCTTCACGTCCACAGCTCTTTCGCTG atcaaaacaataaaaggaTAGTTCTGGCTCTTCAGAGTGGACTAAAGAGTGAACTGACATGGGCGTTGAATACTCTCACTTTACTCTCTTTCAAAGAAAAGGATGACTTTCGAAAAGATTCAACTGCACTTGCAAAAATTCCTGGTTTGCTTGATGCTCTACTGCAAGTT ATTGATGACTGGCGTGATATCGCACTTTCTAAAGAACTCATAAAGGAACCAAGAGTAAGAACTTTAGGTGCAAATTCTATGGTAACAGGATTTGGGCATGAATATGAGGCATTGGGCTCCAATGGCGGTCTTCTGCATTCTGG CTTGGGATCCGGTTCTTCTGTCACAGAATCATCAACGCCAAATAATGTGACCAAAAGTCGTCCATCAGAGTGGTGGCTTGATGAAGATGGTCTCTTTAATCTTGATGAAGAAGGGCGAGCAGAAAAACAGCAGTGTGCTGTTGCTGCTTCAAACATCATCCGTAACTTCTCTTTCATGCCAGAAAATGAAATGATTATGGCTCAACATAGGCATTGCTTGGAAACAGTATTCCAGTGCATTGAAGACTACGTTACAG AGGATGAAGAACTAGTGACAAATGCTCTCGAGACAATTGTAAATTTGGCTCCATATCTTGATCTTCGAATTTTTAGCTCATCGAAACCATCCTACATTAAGATAAC AGAAATACGTGCAGTTCAAGCAATCATGGGCGTGCTGGGATCTACAGTTAAAGCCTGGCATTGTGCCGCAGCTGAGTTACTTGGGCGGTTGATAATAAACCCTGATAATGGACCTTTTCTTCTTAACTTTGTTCCACAG ATACACAAGCGCTTGGTTGATCTTATGAGTTTACCAGCATTAGATGCGCAAGCAGCTGCTGTTGGTGCACTTTATAACCTTGCTGAAGTAAACATGGACTGTAGGTTGAAACTTGCAAGTGAAAGATG GGCAATTGACAGACTGCTAAAAGTTATCAAAGCGCCACATCCGGTTCCAGAAGTTTGTAGAAAAGCTGCAATGATATTGGAGAGCCTTGTGTCTGAACCACAGAACAGAGCTTTGCTTCTTGCTTATGAGAATGCCTTTGCAGAGATTCTATTCTCTGATGCTAGATATTCTGATACTTTTGCCAGGATATTGTACGAATTGACATCTAGACCAAATAACAAAGTTGCAGCTGCACGTGGTGTCTGGGGTATGTAA
- the LOC107413135 gene encoding uncharacterized protein LOC107413135 isoform X1, giving the protein MLLSPPNCFSSLRRIQTPTTTTRLFSVAPVSTSNSLSVTRWNRPLCKASFITDSDSFEVGRLIGSYEFMNITSYAGFQSGTDSEYSSGDLGRLKVQDVGEGSVKIRLYEGRVSQGPLRGTPVVFKVYPGQRAGGNEADMMAANELNAHAFLQNSSKGICQNLAVLLGGFETKTGEQWLAFRNDGKYSAADYAKVTSEKVSKLLSLGENVSWNRFEQAETIKRRRYFVIKMLQGLFKGLAYMHDHERLHQSLGPASIVLNTIVERDAVYLVPRLRDLAFSVDISNTIKNLGTLYLKTVLHPMTWIPRYSNLEEGLGSFSEGLWRRATSAGAFTALEKRAFGIADDIYEAGLLFAYLAFVPFCEAGIIDSLSLQRLLESTFQLDLGAAREYCLADDRLLDGVAFLDLGDGAGWELLQAMLNPDFRKRPIAEAVLNHRFMNAAVL; this is encoded by the exons ATGCTCCTCTCACCACCCAATTGCTTCTCTTCGCTCCGCCGCATTCAGACGCCGACAACGACGACGCGTCTCTTCTCCGTCGCTCCGGTTTCCACTTCCAACTCACTGAGCGTGACTCGTTGGAATCGGCCGCTTTGTAAAGCGAGTTTCATCACCGACTCTGATTCGTTCGAGGTGGGACGTTTAATTGGGAGCTATGAATTCATGAATATCACTAG CTATGCAGGGTTTCAATCAGGCACAGATTCTGAATACTCTTCCGGAGATTTGGGTAGATTGAAAGTTCAAGATGTTGGAGAAGGCAGTGTAAAGATCAG ACTTTATGAAGGGAGAGTGTCACAGGGTCCACTTAGAGGCACTCCTGTTGTTTtcaag GTTTATCCTGGACAACGCGCTGGTGGAAACGAGGCTGATATGATGGCTGCAAATGAGCTAAATGCTCATGCTTTCCTTCAA AACAGTTCAAAAGGTATATGTCAGAATCTTGCGGTGCTCTTAGGTGGGTTTGAGACGAAAACCGGGGAGCAG TGGCTTGCTTTTCGTAATGATGGGAAATATAGTGCAGCAGACTATGCAAAAGTTACAAGTGAGAAAGTGTCGAAATTACTGTCTTTAGGAGAAAATGTGTCTTGGAATCGTTTTGAACAAGCTGAAACAATCAAACGTAGAAGATATTTTGTAATCAAGATGCTTCAGGGTCTTTTTAAAGGTCTAGCTTATATGCATGACCATGAAAGATTGCACCAGAGTCTTGGGCCAGCTTCTATTGTTCTTAA CACGATTGTAGAAAGAGATGCTGTGTACTTAGTCCCACGCCTCCGGGACCTAGCTTTTTCTGTTGATATTAG CAATACAATCAAGAATTTAG gTACTCTATACCTTAAAACAGTTCTACATCCAATGACATGGATTCCTAGGTACTCAAATCTAGAGGAGGGACTTGGATCATTCTCAGAGGGACTTTGGAGACGAGCAACTTCTGCTGGTGCCTTCACGGCTTTGGAGAAAAGAGCCTTTGGAATAGCAGATGACAT ATATGAAGCAGGTCTTCTCTTTGCATACTTGGCTTTTGTTCCATTTTGTGAAGCAGGCATTATAGATAGCCTCTCTTTGCAG AGGCTTCTGGAGAGCACCTTTCAGCTTGATCTAGGTGCTGCAAGAGA GTACTGTTTAGCAGATGACCGGTTATTAGATGGTGTTGCCTTCCTAGATCTTGGAGATGGAGCTGGTTGGGAGTTACTCCAG GCAATGCTAAATCCTGACTTCCGAAAACGACCAATTGCAGAGGCTGTACTGAACCATCGATTCATGAACGCTGCTGTTCTTTGA
- the LOC107413135 gene encoding uncharacterized protein LOC107413135 isoform X2, which translates to MLLSPPNCFSSLRRIQTPTTTTRLFSVAPVSTSNSLSVTRWNRPLCKASFITDSDSFEVGRLIGSYEFMNITSYAGFQSGTDSEYSSGDLGRLKVQDVGEGSVKIRLYEGRVSQGPLRGTPVVFKVYPGQRAGGNEADMMAANELNAHAFLQNSSKGICQNLAVLLGGFETKTGEQWLAFRNDGKYSAADYAKVTSEKVSKLLSLGENVSWNRFEQAETIKRRRYFVIKMLQGLFKGLAYMHDHERLHQSLGPASIVLNTIVERDAVYLVPRLRDLAFSVDIRYSNLEEGLGSFSEGLWRRATSAGAFTALEKRAFGIADDIYEAGLLFAYLAFVPFCEAGIIDSLSLQRLLESTFQLDLGAAREYCLADDRLLDGVAFLDLGDGAGWELLQAMLNPDFRKRPIAEAVLNHRFMNAAVL; encoded by the exons ATGCTCCTCTCACCACCCAATTGCTTCTCTTCGCTCCGCCGCATTCAGACGCCGACAACGACGACGCGTCTCTTCTCCGTCGCTCCGGTTTCCACTTCCAACTCACTGAGCGTGACTCGTTGGAATCGGCCGCTTTGTAAAGCGAGTTTCATCACCGACTCTGATTCGTTCGAGGTGGGACGTTTAATTGGGAGCTATGAATTCATGAATATCACTAG CTATGCAGGGTTTCAATCAGGCACAGATTCTGAATACTCTTCCGGAGATTTGGGTAGATTGAAAGTTCAAGATGTTGGAGAAGGCAGTGTAAAGATCAG ACTTTATGAAGGGAGAGTGTCACAGGGTCCACTTAGAGGCACTCCTGTTGTTTtcaag GTTTATCCTGGACAACGCGCTGGTGGAAACGAGGCTGATATGATGGCTGCAAATGAGCTAAATGCTCATGCTTTCCTTCAA AACAGTTCAAAAGGTATATGTCAGAATCTTGCGGTGCTCTTAGGTGGGTTTGAGACGAAAACCGGGGAGCAG TGGCTTGCTTTTCGTAATGATGGGAAATATAGTGCAGCAGACTATGCAAAAGTTACAAGTGAGAAAGTGTCGAAATTACTGTCTTTAGGAGAAAATGTGTCTTGGAATCGTTTTGAACAAGCTGAAACAATCAAACGTAGAAGATATTTTGTAATCAAGATGCTTCAGGGTCTTTTTAAAGGTCTAGCTTATATGCATGACCATGAAAGATTGCACCAGAGTCTTGGGCCAGCTTCTATTGTTCTTAA CACGATTGTAGAAAGAGATGCTGTGTACTTAGTCCCACGCCTCCGGGACCTAGCTTTTTCTGTTGATATTAG GTACTCAAATCTAGAGGAGGGACTTGGATCATTCTCAGAGGGACTTTGGAGACGAGCAACTTCTGCTGGTGCCTTCACGGCTTTGGAGAAAAGAGCCTTTGGAATAGCAGATGACAT ATATGAAGCAGGTCTTCTCTTTGCATACTTGGCTTTTGTTCCATTTTGTGAAGCAGGCATTATAGATAGCCTCTCTTTGCAG AGGCTTCTGGAGAGCACCTTTCAGCTTGATCTAGGTGCTGCAAGAGA GTACTGTTTAGCAGATGACCGGTTATTAGATGGTGTTGCCTTCCTAGATCTTGGAGATGGAGCTGGTTGGGAGTTACTCCAG GCAATGCTAAATCCTGACTTCCGAAAACGACCAATTGCAGAGGCTGTACTGAACCATCGATTCATGAACGCTGCTGTTCTTTGA
- the LOC107413123 gene encoding GDP-mannose 3,5-epimerase 1: protein MGSVYGEYTYENLEREPYWPSEKLRVSITGAGGFIASHIARRLKSEGHYIIASDWKKNEHMTEDMFCHEFHLVDLRVMDNCLKVTNGVDHVFNLAADMGGMGFIQSNHSVIMYNNTMISFNMLEAARINGVKRLFYASSACIYPEFKQLDTNVSLKESDAWPAEPQDAYGLEKLMTEELCKHYTKDFGIECRVGRFHNIYGPFGTWKGGREKAPAAFCRKALTSTDKFEMWGDGLQTRSFTFIDECVEGVLRLTKSDFREPVNIGSDEMVSMNEMAEIVLSFENKKLPIHHIPGPEGVRGRNSDNTLIKEKLGWAPTMKLKDGLRYTYFWIKEQIEKEKAQGIDLAAYGSSKVVGTQAPVELGSLRAADGKE from the exons ATGGGAAGTGTTTATGGAGAATACACCTATGAGAACCTTGAGAGGGAACCATATTGGCCTTCTGAAAAGCTTCGGGTTTCCATAACTGGAGCTGGTGGATTCATTGCCTCACATATTGCTAGACGATTGAAGAGTGAGGGTCATTATATTATTGCTTCCGACTGGAAGAAAAATGAGCACATGACAGAAGACATGTTTTGCCATGAGTTCCATCTTGTTGATCTTAGGGTGATGGATAACTGTTTAAAGGTCACAAATGGAGTTGACCATGTGTTTAACCTTGCTGCTGACATGGGAGGCATGGGTTTTATTCAGTCCAACCATTCAGTCATTATGTACAACAATACGATGATAAGCTTTAACATGCTCGAGGCTGCAAGGATCAATGGAGTTAAAAG GTTATTTTATGCCTCTAGTGCCTGCATATACCCTGAATTTAAACAGTTGGATACTAATGTGAGCTTGAAGGAGTCTGATGCTTGGCCTGCAGAG CCTCAAGATGCTTATGGTTTGGAGAAACTCATGACCGAAGAATTATGCAAGCACTATACTAAGGACTTTGGCATTGAGTGTCGTGTCGGACGGTTCCATAATATTTATGGACCTTTTGGAACATGGAAAG GTGGGAGAGAAAAGGCCCCTGCTGCTTTTTGTAGAAAAGCCCTTACTTCCACTGATAAGTTTGAGATGTGGGGAGATGGACTACAAACTCGGTCTTTCACCTTCATTGATGAATGTGTAGAAGGTGTTCTAAG ATTGACAAAATCTGACTTCCGGGAGCCAGTAAACATAGGAAGTGATGAGATGGTTAGCATGAATGAGATGGCTGAGATAGTTCTAAGCTTTGAGAACAAGAAGCTACCAATCCACCATATTCCTGGCCCTGAGGGTGTTCGTGGTCGAAATTCAGACAACACTTTAATTAAAGAAAAGCTTGGCTGGGCACCTACAATGAAGTTAAAG GATGGGCTGAGATATACATACTTTTGGATAAAGGAACAGATTGAGAAAGAGAAAGCTCAAGGAATTGATTTAGCAGCTTATGGATCATCAAAAGTAGTTGGAACACAAGCACCAGTTGAACTTGGTTCTCTTCGTGCCGCAGATGGCAAAGAATGA
- the LOC107413121 gene encoding uncharacterized protein LOC107413121 isoform X2 — MVQNFIEESTERQPAPVPKCGRNRCNCFNANSNDSSDDEFDFDGFGDSMTSGSYGGDTSDILKSLIPCVSVAERNLLADTAKIVEKNKIQKRKDDLRKIVTDSLASLGYDSSICKSKWEKSSSFPAGEYEYIDVMVEGERLLIDIDFRSEFEIARSTGAYKAILQSLPYIFVGKSDRLGQIVSIVSEAAKQSLKKKGMHFPPWRKADYMRAKWLSPYTRTAQPPQNDAVASEQQQQESVPEHSAQEDDPSSDCGELDLIFGEISSPCDKDSSSSPVKYSGDEERTSETVSPWQPPAIKPKSIERGAKIVTGLASLLKDKP; from the exons ATGGTGCAGAATTTCATCGAGGAAAGCACTGAGAGGCAACCGGCGCCGGTGCCTAAATGCGGCCGGAATCGCTGCAACTGCTTCAATGCCAATAGCAACGACAGCTCCGATGATGAGTTTGATTTTGATGGCTTCGGCGATTCCATGACCTCCGGATCATATGGTGGCGACACCTCCGATATACTCaag AGTTTGATTCCTTGTGTGAGTGTGGCTGAGAGGAACCTCTTAGCAGACACTGCGAAAATCGTCGAGAAGAACAAAATTCAGAAACGAAAAGACGATTTGAGAAAGATAGTCACCGACAGCCTCGCATCTCTGGGCTACGATTCCTCCATCTGTAAATCCAAATGGGAAAAATCTTCTTCTTTCCCAGCTg GTGAATACGAATACATAGATGTGATGGTGGAGGGGGAGAGGTTGTTGATTGACATAGATTTCAGGTCAGAGTTTGAGATAGCTCGATCCACTGGGGCCTACAAGGCGATCCTTCAATCCTTGCCGTACATCTTCGTCGGCAAATCCGATCGTCTCGGCCAAATCGTTTCCATCGTATCGGAGGCCGCCAAACAGAGCCTCAAGAAGAAAGGCATGCATTTCCCACCTTGGAGGAAGGCTGATTACATGCGAGCCAAATGGCTTTCTCCCTACACCCGAACCGCACAACCTCCCCAAAACGACGCCGTCGCTTCGGAGCAGCAGCAGCAGGAGTCCGTACCCGAACACAGCGCTCAGGAGGACGATCCCTCGAGCGATTGCGGAGAACTCGATCTGATTTTCGGCGAGATATCGTCGCCGTGCGATAAAGATTCGAGTTCATCGCCCGTTAAATATTCCGGCGATGAGGAGAGGACCTCCGAAACAGTGTCGCCGTGGCAACCACCGGCGATCAAACCGAAGAGCATCGAGAGGGGAGCCAAGATCGTCACCGGATTAGCTTCCCTTCTCAAAGACAAACCttga
- the LOC107413121 gene encoding uncharacterized protein LOC107413121 isoform X1, with the protein MPFPMKIQPLDCDAETLREPVRTDSVKPVLKSRLRRLFDRQFPSVLRISSAEKPSTVGEPPQQCAAASAINNINRDGGTEFEPSSVCLAKMVQNFIEESTERQPAPVPKCGRNRCNCFNANSNDSSDDEFDFDGFGDSMTSGSYGGDTSDILKSLIPCVSVAERNLLADTAKIVEKNKIQKRKDDLRKIVTDSLASLGYDSSICKSKWEKSSSFPAGEYEYIDVMVEGERLLIDIDFRSEFEIARSTGAYKAILQSLPYIFVGKSDRLGQIVSIVSEAAKQSLKKKGMHFPPWRKADYMRAKWLSPYTRTAQPPQNDAVASEQQQQESVPEHSAQEDDPSSDCGELDLIFGEISSPCDKDSSSSPVKYSGDEERTSETVSPWQPPAIKPKSIERGAKIVTGLASLLKDKP; encoded by the exons ATGCCTTTTCCGATGAAGATCCAACCACTTGATTGCGATGCCGAAACGCTCAGGGAACCGGTTCGGACCGATTCGGTCAAACCGGTGTTGAAATCGCGGCTCAGGAGGCTCTTTGACAGGCAGTTCCCAAGTGTGTTGAGGATTTCTTCGGCGGAGAAGCCTAGTACTGTAGGTGAACCACCACAGCAGTGCGCAGCTGCCTCCGCCATTAACAACATTAACAGAGATGGAGGGACCGAGTTCGAGCCTAGCTCGGTTTGCTTGGCGAAAATGGTGCAGAATTTCATCGAGGAAAGCACTGAGAGGCAACCGGCGCCGGTGCCTAAATGCGGCCGGAATCGCTGCAACTGCTTCAATGCCAATAGCAACGACAGCTCCGATGATGAGTTTGATTTTGATGGCTTCGGCGATTCCATGACCTCCGGATCATATGGTGGCGACACCTCCGATATACTCaag AGTTTGATTCCTTGTGTGAGTGTGGCTGAGAGGAACCTCTTAGCAGACACTGCGAAAATCGTCGAGAAGAACAAAATTCAGAAACGAAAAGACGATTTGAGAAAGATAGTCACCGACAGCCTCGCATCTCTGGGCTACGATTCCTCCATCTGTAAATCCAAATGGGAAAAATCTTCTTCTTTCCCAGCTg GTGAATACGAATACATAGATGTGATGGTGGAGGGGGAGAGGTTGTTGATTGACATAGATTTCAGGTCAGAGTTTGAGATAGCTCGATCCACTGGGGCCTACAAGGCGATCCTTCAATCCTTGCCGTACATCTTCGTCGGCAAATCCGATCGTCTCGGCCAAATCGTTTCCATCGTATCGGAGGCCGCCAAACAGAGCCTCAAGAAGAAAGGCATGCATTTCCCACCTTGGAGGAAGGCTGATTACATGCGAGCCAAATGGCTTTCTCCCTACACCCGAACCGCACAACCTCCCCAAAACGACGCCGTCGCTTCGGAGCAGCAGCAGCAGGAGTCCGTACCCGAACACAGCGCTCAGGAGGACGATCCCTCGAGCGATTGCGGAGAACTCGATCTGATTTTCGGCGAGATATCGTCGCCGTGCGATAAAGATTCGAGTTCATCGCCCGTTAAATATTCCGGCGATGAGGAGAGGACCTCCGAAACAGTGTCGCCGTGGCAACCACCGGCGATCAAACCGAAGAGCATCGAGAGGGGAGCCAAGATCGTCACCGGATTAGCTTCCCTTCTCAAAGACAAACCttga